From the genome of Gorilla gorilla gorilla isolate KB3781 chromosome 4, NHGRI_mGorGor1-v2.1_pri, whole genome shotgun sequence:
ttttcttatcccTACGCTGGGAATATTAATACCTATTCTGAAAGTTTGTTAaagagttaataataatgtacacAAAGTGTTTAGCAAATACTCATCATATAACAGGCAATCCAGAACATATTAGTGTTTCTTGTTCAGAAAATTACCAATTTTAATGTTGAAGATaagaatatttttgtaataattaaCTAAATCaactaaatacttttttttcctagctgtattgaggtataattgacaaataaaagttgTATCTATTTCAGGTATACAAGGTGATGCTCTGATATATATATTCCTTGTGAATAATATGTTTATTAGGTCACGAAGCTaccatttccttttaatttttgtggtgtgaacatttaagatctacctTCTTGGTAAATTTCAGGTATATGATAaagtgttattaactatagtcacattACTGTACAGTAGACATGCTGAACTTATTCATCTTTCATAAATGATGCTAGTCAAAGAGAATGTCCTAGTTTTCATCTCCTTTACTTCATCCCTGAACGATGATCACAGTAAGTGGCCGTTGTCTCTTAGCCAAGTCTTCAGAGCATTCTAGATTCATAGTCTCAGAAGTTGGCATCTGTCATGGAAATCTACATTTTTAGCTGATCAGAGGTACTTCTAGCACTCCAATGCTGGTAGGAGGTCTGAAGAAGGTGACCCAGGTCCCCAACCTTTATATTTCTCTCAGAGCCTGTATCAATCAATCTTTCCATGGGTGAATGCTTAGCTTACATCGGTTCAGGACCCAAAGCACTAACCTCTGTCTATTATGACTTCTATGAATGCACAAGTTCTACTTTGCTCCTTTCTTACATTCTTCTGATTTCCCTGGAAACAcaagtttttcatttctttgaatgcTTCCtattggcctcacaaaatgcaaAAGGCTGTTTCATTCCCTTACTTGGCTCAGAGATTATGGATTGTGCCAAGTCTTACATGCCCATTGTGTAGTTTCTCAATTCTCAGCTTTGTTCTTACATAATTTCCCTCATAACATTTCAATTAGGGGACAAATTGTCTTAATGTGGCAAATGTATGGTCTGTATTTTACAAGAAATAACTTAGTTTCATTTACTTCATCAATAGGTATTCAGGAGATGAAGGCtgtataagtattttatttacatgATACTGACAATAAGTTTCTTCAGATGAGACTCTCTCTCATGAGTCCACAATAAATTCCCAAGCTTTTTTTGATGCAGATGAATTGAATGAGTGGCTGGTCAGAGGCTGAGACAAAAAGAGATCCCTGCATTCAGGGCAGCCATTAAATGCAGTCCCTGCTGCCATATCATGCAGCTGTTGCTCACTGAGGTGTGGGAAATTGGGAATTTTTTGTAAACAAAAACGTTATCTGTAAATATAAGAGATTATTTGTCCTATTGTTAAAAAAACTCAAGTATATGACTTGCTAATACTTACTTCCAATGTCATTTCTACTATATTGAGAGTTAAATGTAAGTGTCCTTGGGTAGAAAGAGAGGACCTCAGCTTGGACAAGAGTCTGCCCTTTACTAGCTACATAACATCACACATTAAATTGTTCTCAGCTGAAAAAATGGAGGTAATAACACACGACCATCTGTTTTGAGAATCAAATTGGATAATACCTATGGTATGTGATATGTGTGTAAATCCCATATCAGGAATgctttcaaataaaacaaaacaccataTGAGATGAGGATGGTTCAGAGTTTATTCAGAAACACATAGCTAAGAATCTCTGCTGGCAGCAGAGACATAACCCAAAGTTAtcatgaaaagaagaaagaaggatacAAGAACGATGAGGAggatattgaaaacaaaaatatgattgCAAAGATTGTTGATCAGTTGCAGAAACCTAAATTCCTTAGAAGCAGAGAATGAAGCTCTTGACTTTTGAGTCAAAGCTGAGACCATGACTCAAAATTGAGAACACACGAAGCTGGCACGTGATCCACAAGGTGTAAGGAAAAAAGAATCAGGATGAAGTATTCTGCCCTCCCTCAAGCAGATTTCCAAGATTTTAAACATGCAGAGAATTCATAAAAATTTGGGTGAGAGCATGGTGGCTGTCAGCAGCAAATTAAATTAGTCCTCCAAAAGATAAGTCAGTTGAGCAGAAGGTTGTTGTGTGAAGATGGTGGTTCTCTTGGGACCTGATCAGCAGCAAAAAGGCTGACAGCAGCTGTACACACAGGTGGGCGGGAAGCAAGTGGTCCTGCAGCAGGTGGTCTCACAGCAGGCTGGGCGGCAGCAGGGCTGGCAGCAGCTGGAGCCACAGCTCAGGTTTAGGCAACCAGGCAGGCAGACAGTCGTGGGGTAGTAGCAGGTTCTTCTGCAGTACACAGGTGCACAGGAGCTGCTCTGGTCACAGCTGGACCCACAGCAGGTGGGCTGGCAGCAGGGTGTGCTGCAGCAGGAAGGCTGGCAGCAGCTGG
Proteins encoded in this window:
- the KRTAP9-4 gene encoding keratin-associated protein 9-4 produces the protein MTHCCSPCCQPTCCRTTCCRTTCWKPTTVTTCRSTPCCQPSCCVSSCCQPCCRPTCCQNTCCQPTCVTSCCQPSCCSTPCCQPTCCGSSCDQSSSCAPVYCRRTCYYPTTVCLPGCLNLSCGSSCCQPCCRPACCETTCCRTTCFPPTCVYSCCQPFCC